The following is a genomic window from Engystomops pustulosus chromosome 11, aEngPut4.maternal, whole genome shotgun sequence.
ttgattGGTTGCTAGTGAATATCTTATCAAAACAAGATGGAGGGATTGATTTTGCATCAAACTGGGAATCATTAGGCAAATGCAAACTAAGCTGGAGGTGGCCAGCGCCCGCCCCAAGTAACGTGACTGTGCAGAATAAATCAGAGTGCTGATAATAATAGTATCTGACCTCTAACATTCTTCCTATTTTCTATTCTTACCGCTGCTGAATTGGCCAGACTTGATATAGAGCCGTGTGAACTAAAGAATGTCACGATTGTCACATTAATTTAACCTCTTGGGCACCTGATTAACAAATATTCTGAATTATTATAGATTCTGCAGCAAAATCTGGTTGTGCTCCCTGACCTCTGTGGAGCTTAACCTTTACATTGTTAAAATGAAAATCAACAGCATAATTTGATTTACATTGGCTTTAAAAATCCATAGGCCACATCACTTTGCATTGCAGATCCGTTTCCCTGCATATTACTTTGCTTTACCTGAAAATTGATCAAGAAGATATGTGATATCTAACCCTATGTCTTCCCATAAATacagggttatgtacaggatagcttccatcggtttgttcttaagttgaatttgtatgcaggtcaaaactatatattttataattgtagatgaagacaatttttttgccccagtgacaattggagttttgaacatttttctcctgtaattggaccaatgattatcaataaagcttcattacagacaccttacagctgatcattgcagcctgggagtaaagtaacatccagagagcttcaccagagatcacagggggcagaggggtccgtctgaaaCTTGGGGTcctctgcaagtcgggtgtccttaagtaggggaccgcctgtactgcattATATTGGCAGTTGTGTCCAGATTTAGGCATAATCCctatttttaagtaaaaaaaaataaaaacaaatttcaaATCGCAGAATTGGCTCACTCTTGCTAGTACTGCTTCTGCTCTGCGCCCACATTATCCCCCCCCTACAGGCCTTTCTCCCAGCGGCAGGTCAAACCACCTGCTGGCATCAAAGCCTGTGCGTCGCTAGGGTGCACGGACCAGCCACTGGAAGAAAAAGAAaggagagtacaggcagtcccctacttaaggacacccgacttacagacgacccacagttaaagacggacccctctgcccactgtgacctctggtgaagctctctggatgttactatagtcccagactgcaatgatcagctgtaaggtgtctgtaatgaagctttattgataatccatggtTCAAttccagcaaaaaattttgaaacaccaattgtcactggggcaaaaattttttgtttggatctaccattttaaaatatacagttccgacttacttacaaattcaacttgagaacagacctacggaccccatcttgtatgtaacccagggactgcctgtattgactgTTTTTTTGGTTTCTATAAAcccattttgggttttttttcagcacatattttgtgctgaaaaactcagcttatactcgagtctgtaatggattattttatttgtatatgtcccctaggcatagggcagtgatggcaaacctatggcacttgtgccagaggtggcactcagagccctttctgtgggcactcaggctatcagcccaggacagagttcatgaAACAGGAACacatccattaaatcttcctgcactcctaggcaacttatgagatgctgctctcagcgctattttacagtgacacttcattgactgtttggaactgcttgaaaagtgagaaagtgttgaaAAAAGTGCATTatatttggaggtcctcctgctggacccatcattcttcctaaacagagagaccctgaagagaagctacactgagagtctgaatttgcacaccttgtttcaactgtattggtggccgatacattaaagaagtggaagaactggtagcaataagttactgcttaaaatggcacattggcacatcagagaaaataagtggattttggttgtagtttgggcactcggtctttaaaaggttcgccatcactggtatagggcaaCATGGTGCATCAAGAAGCCCCCTGAAGTCTCCTAAAGATTTCAACCTTTCCACTACAAAGCTACATGTAACTCCAGCCgcagtatatgatatataatgGTCTTGCTGAACACCTCTTAGAGACCATCATTTTAACATTAACCCTAATAGATATTGGTCTATGAAAACGTTCTCCGTTTAGCCATGCGCCGTCTTTGTTCAGCATTCATAGCAAACGTATCAATTAGCTTTAATAGGTCAATTGAGACATTTTCTGGACCACAAGGACACGTTTTATTTCAGTCCAGTAAGTAGCCCCAGCTCATTCTACTCCCAAGGTGCAGAACTAAACAGGAGAGAAAGTGGAAGAGTCCAGAGTATTCACACTTAAAGGTGGTCTCCTACAAGCCACATAATGCATTGCATCCTGCTACAACTGTCTTATTGCGGTGTGTGGTCTTGTTGCAGTTCCTGTAACACACATAATGGTTATACATAAAGCGACTCCCAgcttttataatataatattatatctgtatacAGATCCCAATTATttctaataatcataataatatttCAGGGACTCTCTCCTAGCATATAGGTGCGTCTAAGCTTTAATACCACAGCAGCGTTTTTGGGAAGACAAACTCAagtaattaaaagaaaaataaaattgcatACAGCACGTAGGAAACACAACACAGCAGGTCAAGTTTAATATCTGATTACATATTACAGTCAAAAATGAATTGGATGCAGCACATTCAGCAGTATGGCCTACATTGAAAGACTTCTAGGGCCTTAAAAGGGAAATCAACAATAACCTTTCGTTATTTGGTTTTGCATCATGGTGTTATCTGAGATTTAATGATAAACAGGGCTGTGCAATGTAGGAAGAACATGTCAGATATCTTCCAAAAACACCACACTTGTCCAAAGGAGGAACATGGTGATGGAGCTGCAAAACTGGAAGCCCAATAGACAGGTGCAGGGTCGTTTCTAAAAATAAACTAAGTTTCTAATAAATCAATTCTCTAAAGCCCCTTGAACTGCGTGCATGTTCCCTTATAAGCCATGGGCTTGGAGACGCAATACAATTTAAGTATAAATGGAAAAGCAGCCTCCAGCAGAAGGGCAACATGGCTTCCTGCTTTGTGTGACGCTAAGGATTATGGATGCCAAGAGAAGTTTCTAGTTGTGGCATCCGAAAGAATTTTTAATGAGAACAATATGAGGCCACGGCTACCCCGTGGTCATGTACGGTAGCACCCGCTCCGCTACACAGGTGACCCATATCCCCTGCCTCAAAATACAAATCTTGAATCAGTATTTTTCACTTATAGTTTATCCCCAATTATAGAGCACAATAATAGGAAGAAGGTACCCTACACGAGAggttagtggggaaaaaaaaagatcatATGTAACACATCTATGACATTTTACAAAGTAGTACATGAAAACTTTACATCTACCGATACGTATTTCTATGGGAGAAAATCATAAGGTTGACAATTTTCAGTTAAATCGGCTCCTTGGTTGGAAGTGGACGGGCTCCTGCGGCGGTGGCAGCGGCATATCCCGGGGGTCTCTATTGTCAGGTCTCGGCATTCCTCTGGGGACCTCAGGGGGTTGTGCTGGTTTCATAACAGGAGGATACGGAGTGAATCTGTTGGCTCCTCTTAGTGAATCTTCAGATGGATTCATCTTTCTTCCTTCAAAAGGTCTGGAGGAAGGAAAATAAGATAAAGTCTAGTAAGAGAATAAAGCACAGACATACAAGGAACTAAGAGGacacaaaaatattatattatatatataaaaaaaacaaaaaaaaaattttgtatgcTTTTACCTTGGGTCACTCATGAAGTCTCTTTGTGGGGTTACCGGATACTCAGCCCCACGTTGGTACATCTTTTCATTCATAAATCCCTCCATAGTTCGGGGGTCTCTGGGATTCATTTGTTCATTCATAGGCCCCTGCATGGAGTGTGCATCCCTCTGGTACATTTGCTCATTCCTTGGCCCTTCCATGGAGTGTGCATCCCTCTGGTACATTTGCTCATTCCTTGGCCCTTCCATGGTTCGGGGATCTCTTAGTGTTGCACTTTCATACATGGCGCCTTCTCTTGCATGTGTCTGATCATTTGAGGTCCCCTCCATTGGCCGATCAACCCTTGGAGGCACTCTTGCAGTCATGGGGGCCTCCATGGTTCTTGGATCTCTGGGGGGCATCATGTCTTGTGCTGAACGATTTAAGGCTCTTGCATCCCTTTGGGGTATTTGATCAACCATAGGATTTTCCATCCGCTGAGCTTCCCTAGGGTTTGACCTTTTATTTACAGGAAGCTCCTTAAGTCTTGCTACTGTCGCCTGCATACGTTCAATGGTAGAAGTCACCGTTTGTTGTGGATCCCTGGGATATTGTCGACTAGTCCCTGGGCCTTCCATTACATCATCTAAGCGCATCCTGTCATCCATAGCATTTCTATTCCCCTGGACATCTCTTTGGGGATACCTTTCACCGACAGCCCCTTCCATAAACCTTGGATCTCTTGGATGCATTCTTTCAGGTATAGGACCTTCCATGTCTCGTCTATCACGGGGGTTCATCATATTATTTAAAGGCTCACCTCCGCGAAGTTGTGCTCTCCTTGCATTCATAGGGCCTTCTAAAGGTCTTGCATTTCTTGGGTTCATTCTTTCATGAAAAGGACCTTGATAAGAATCATTCATTGCTTCCCACTCTCGGGGATCATACCACGGACCTTCATCTTCCATGTCATAATACTGATGTCGGAGCACTCTCTCTCTAAAGTCTAAATCGTGGTTTAATGGCCACATCGCATATTCAGCTTCAATTTCATCATATACCTCATCATATTCAGGATAACCTAGCCCTGAATATCGATCATCATAGAGCATATGCTCATGTGGCAGTCCACGTGGCCTCTGCCTGTCTCTAGCATCCAAAAGAGGCCTCAGGCTTTCTAGTTCGGGGTTAAATCTGCCATCTGGATTATAATCACCAGGTCTTCGTTCACGTAAATCGAGATCGCCTGCCATATCTTCCAGTGGTGGCCTTCGTCCTCTAAGTTCAGGCCTTGAGCTGAAGAAGTCTCTGCCTTCGTGATACTCATCTCTCAGTGGTACTGGTCTTCGATCACGAGCATCAAAATCTGCATGTTCATTTCCTGGGATGAGCTCAAGTAATGGTTTGACGGTGTCACCTGGCCTGAAAGAAGTAGATcacataaaaaaaagaatataagcGAGTTTCACATTTCCAAAAACATTCAATGTGGATCATAGGCACAGATGTGTCTCTATACAGGGAGCACTATTGAAAGAATATCCATCATCTGAAGATACTGCCTTATGGAAGTATGGTAGTTTTATACCAGCAAAGAACCTTTAAGACTTTGCCTGACAGTGACAAACGCTGTTGAAGAAGCAGATATTTATGAAAGTCTTTAGATTATATTTCTGGGGATTAAGCCATGTTTTTTCATGCAGTACTTGTCCCACTATGCAAGCCAGGGTCATACCTATGTGAAGACGCGAATAGCCCTGCAGGGAGTAGTTGTTATCTTGACTTTTAAACTATACATTCCTGTTAAAGAAGCACTCTATCCCTGCACCGCTCTTCCTGCAGGACAGTGTTATTTGCCATTTATCACATAATGCATCAGAACAGCTACAACTAGCACTACCTTCGCCTTATTGGAGGACAGTGTACATATCCTTATAAAGGGGGGTCATCATGTGATCCAACCGAAGAGAAGAATCTCAGGAATTTTCAACCAGCAACTAATGAACGACTCGCATACTGTTTTTAGTATGTTCTCTGCATTGGGAAGCTCCCGTTGTATATGCTGAGCGTACACAccgacatatactggcagacagaggcatagcTGTTGCCTGTCTCTTACCAGTATCAacatatactgtaataaaaaCAGGATGGAAAGACTTATCAAGTTCCGTTTTTCCATCCGGCTCCCTCCTGCTAGGCAATATAATACGCACAACGGAGGCAATATAAGCCTGTGGGTAGTGAACGCAGTGTAATGCATTCCTCCTTCAGGCTCACTGAGCAGATATGTCGCTAAGCAAGAGGGATGTcacgctgatgatgtcactgtccatataagggacagtgacatcactggagaaAAGCCCTGTAAATCAGAAGCCTAACATCAGCTGCTGCCGTTGTTCACTCCAACCCACCGGATTAAGGAGGGAGGAGGAGCCAGCGGGCAAAATATTTCACTGTATAAGCATGACGGAGgaatacgtctgtgccatatgtttTAAGGATCCCCCAGATCTGTCCTTGGAACGTATAGTGACATATATATGTATGCGAATAGACAGCTGCCTCCAAGTTTTAAAGATCCTTGCTACCTGCCGCTGTGTCTGTACTTGCAATGGGTAGTTAGAAGACTGTGCACAATTGTAGACACTCACTTTGGGAATTTATCAGATTCATACAAGGTTCCAGTATCCCATGCTCGTGTTTCTTCAATGGTCGGAGGCAAATCTATGCCAGCATTActaataaaaacaacaacaacaaaaaaacgcattaaaaaaattacagaaaacaGCAAAAGAACAAGCAGGCGCGTTAAGATTTTGTCTTATTTGATGCCAAGGATGAATATTCTGGCTTTCAGCAGGGGAATAGAGCCCATTGCTTATGTCTTGAGATATTTGAGGACAAGTTTCTGTTGCGGTATATAGAATATCAAATGTGTCATATGAGGTATGAGTTTTCATGCATTTTATTTCAAGAATTTTTGTCAAAATACTTTGATAGCCTTCTGTTCATAGTTCCTTCAATAAAATATATAGCTAAAGGGTCAGATCCGGCTTTTTGGACACGTTCATCGTGTAGGCCAGGAATCCTTACAGTGGAGACCTTTTTGcctcagggtgatgtcacacatggtgtttttaggccgattgtaaaaaccgcatgcgttaaaaagcgcatccggtttttaaaaacgcatgcattttttgaaaacgcatgcatttttgtccctTTTCAATtgagcaaattcggaaaaccggacaaaaacgcatgcgtttttaaaaatctgaaaatgcacaaaatataaacggcccaaaaacaccatgtgtgacatcaccctcagtCCTCTCCGTATATGTCGCATCCAGCAGGGGAGGAAACATTGGATGCAAAGTGAAGCCAGCTGTGTTTCTTCACCCTGCTTCCTGTAGGGAACAGATTAAGTGCACAGTGGAGACCATTACAGGctatgggggatggatgcaattGTATGGCACCCATCACCGGACTCTACTGAATGTACGGTGTGGGCGTTTCCCCAGTGATTTAACTGTTCAAACAGACGGTTACGTCACTCAGAAACCCAGAACATCAGCGAATCACTGGCTGCTGGTGATGTTCACTACCCCTACTTTCACGGAAAGGAGCTGAATTCGAGGGCCTATCCCACTATATGAGCATACAGTAGTATATGCTGCTGAACTCCCTTGTACAGATTAGGGGGAAAAAATAGATATGATAATCTTCAGgatacatttatatttattatggATAATGGTTTATGGTTTTACCAGAGgtgaaaattttacaaaaaaaacaactgGCACTGAAagaattcaattttttttctctttcctacTAGGGAAATTGAAGAAATAAGCCTTTTAATGTTTGTATCTTTAACACTAACAACCTATTAAAAAATGTCCTCGCTTTGTAGACCTATGAGTCTTTACCTTCGTGGAGGTCCTTTCACAATGTCCTCAATGTAGACTGTCCCTTCGATTGGGTGGCTTCGAGCCTGACCAAATGCTTCAGAACGACATGGAAAAAAGTCATTTGGTtgccatttaaaaataaacatgtacttagatATACGCACAAATATGTCTGTGGGCTTACCAGATAATGCAGTTAACGGTCTCCATCCATCAACATCAATCAGGTACCTAATGTGAACAAGAGAGAAAGCGTATGGAGAAGATAAGAAGAATAGCCTGCGCGCAGTGACGATCCACCAAATAGTGACAGCAGCTCTTTACATTTGTATAGCACAATTATTGAGGATTTTATACAGTGGTTTGTGTTATAGAAGTGAGGAGTTTGCTGAATGAGTTGGAGTATATTTGTAAGATCATACAGCAGATCATGGCCCTGTGTTTGCTACAGGTTTCTGCTGAGAGCAGCGCCTTTCCCTTACCTGCATATCAGGTGCCCAGTCCTGTTGATTCCAGTTGTGCAGTGAACACCAATGAGTTTATCTAGTggaatgaggaaaaaaaaaaaaaaagtgatttaagAGGGTTTCTGGTAAAACGAGGAAAGCGGacaccaacccctttaacaactttTATCCTAATCATTAAAATTATGCTTTACATAAAGTATTCACAAACTCTCCA
Proteins encoded in this region:
- the LOC140106362 gene encoding uncharacterized protein, with product MVKKNSIPDRWRSLTAVGQRVPGSRFIAFKVPLKGVTNQRVTQTQKFTPKDLIAAIRSQNEELGLIIDLTNTERYYTTKDLPKSVQYVKLHTAGLKIPDDATIHQFKRVVYKFLAANSDNDKLIGVHCTTGINRTGHLICRYLIDVDGWRPLTALSAFGQARSHPIEGTVYIEDIVKGPPRSNAGIDLPPTIEETRAWDTGTLYESDKFPKPGDTVKPLLELIPGNEHADFDARDRRPVPLRDEYHEGRDFFSSRPELRGRRPPLEDMAGDLDLRERRPGDYNPDGRFNPELESLRPLLDARDRQRPRGLPHEHMLYDDRYSGLGYPEYDEVYDEIEAEYAMWPLNHDLDFRERVLRHQYYDMEDEGPWYDPREWEAMNDSYQGPFHERMNPRNARPLEGPMNARRAQLRGGEPLNNMMNPRDRRDMEGPIPERMHPRDPRFMEGAVGERYPQRDVQGNRNAMDDRMRLDDVMEGPGTSRQYPRDPQQTVTSTIERMQATVARLKELPVNKRSNPREAQRMENPMVDQIPQRDARALNRSAQDMMPPRDPRTMEAPMTARVPPRVDRPMEGTSNDQTHAREGAMYESATLRDPRTMEGPRNEQMYQRDAHSMEGPRNEQMYQRDAHSMQGPMNEQMNPRDPRTMEGFMNEKMYQRGAEYPVTPQRDFMSDPRPFEGRKMNPSEDSLRGANRFTPYPPVMKPAQPPEVPRGMPRPDNRDPRDMPLPPPQEPVHFQPRSRFN